Within the Acinonyx jubatus isolate Ajub_Pintada_27869175 chromosome E4, VMU_Ajub_asm_v1.0, whole genome shotgun sequence genome, the region CGCCTTCTcaatttctcattctctttttcctttatatataatatatgtatttatatacatacactataTATGCGTTTTTGTATGTATTGTGCACATATGTACGCAAAAAGTTGTGGAAGTTGTCCTAATATCTCCTATTTTCTTTGCATGTGAAGACTTTCAGTTTCCCAGACTCATTATTATGAGATTTTTTCAGTGTGTTTCAACGTCCCTCTATGGATTTAGGACATTGCACCTGCCAATTTCTATTCCAGAGACGGATTCGATTGttacatttctgtggttttatCTCTCAGGAAGGTGTTTTCCAAATGACTTCCAGAAATATATTTGAGGATAGCTATGCTTTTGTTcatattgttgtttttttcaccCAGAATAACTCTGACCTTTATATTCATGCCCAGATGCTATTtgaacagttatttattttgtcttctctgtATCTGTGGTTGTAAACATCTCACTTCCTCAACATTTAAAGAACCAGTTATCCTCACCAGTAAAAGGAGGAGGAAGCCTAGGGAAGTTTTTGCCGGCCTAACCAGCTTGTTTTAAACTCAACATGAGGGATGAGAGGCAATGTGATTGGGTGGGAATAGTGTTGGCTTTAGAATCAGATATATCAGAGTTCAAGTTCTAGGTGACCATGTAACTTATTATCCAAATCAGGACACTTCGGAGAGTGAAAGAGGTCAGTATGAATAATTTATAggtaacacatatttatttaggtATTATAGGTAACACAATTTATCTGTAATACATATATCCTGGAACCATTAACTAACCAGGTATTCTTGAGCTAGTTATTAAAATCTCTGTGTTTCAGCTGCCTTATCTCTCAAAAGGGGCTACTAATACCCTCCTGGTAACAGTTTCATAAACATTAGAGATAACATATGACTGAGTGTCCAGCACAGAGATAcagagatgctcaataaatgtcaactaGTCATCATTTTAGCTGCAGCCTCAGTTGAGCTGTGGCCGCTCTCCGCACCACAACTCCCCAACCCCACTACTGCCCGAATATCACCCTCTTTATGCAAAGCCATTACCTTTGCCTCATTTTCAAAAGTGTATTTATCTTCTCAGTCTGGTGAAGAATGAAGTGGCATGATCAAGGTCACATCAGAGATCAGGCAAAGATCACCTGGACCCATTGCTAACCATCATCCCCAACCTTTTCCAATTGATAAAATTCTCCCTGACCAAATGGCTTTGTCCTCCTCATTAGACCCCTTCCTTTCTGTAAAGTGGTTTGGCCATGTTTACCCTAGTATtgtataattttagatttaccaAGCTGTGCAGGGAGATGTGGGGAAGGGTATTCTAGAGATGCCACCTGCAACTGTGATTATAACTGTCAACACTACATGGAGTGCTGCCCTGATTTCAAGAAAGTCTGCACTGTGGGTAAGTCCTGACAGCTAGTGTCTCCCCTGCCAAGCAGCACTGTTCTGTGAGTCCCCTTGCAGCCCCTTCCAGTGCTGTTTCCACACTACTGCGCTTCTTTTTGCTTAAATGCCTTTCCCTTCCTTGCATAAATGTTGCAGCGTGCTGTACCTAAGGATGGTGTCAAAGCTCATGACtcttgggggagggaagaggaggggagcctgggactCTGACAGGTGCACAAGGTTATTGACTAGTCCAAGTAAAATATCTTGTTGTAAATAGAGAATGCTGTGACTCAGGAGTCATCAAGTAAATAGTAATGAGTACTATTCACTTACCAATCAGAGATATAACTGCTTAGTGATGGGGTTCTTCCATAGCTTCATCAAAAGAATCCATGGATATAAAATAATCTTATCTACTGTTTGACTGTTTGATATAAACATGTTTCTAAATTGTCTGAAAAAAGTCACTTTAAGTACGAAGCATTAGTGTCTTATGAGGAATGTCAGTTAAAACccaaaggttttaaattttaaatgatgggTGGTATTTCACCTGAATGCATTTTTAGATCATTTTGTTAACACGGGCATTTCATATCCAATTTatgaaaattatcattaaaagtGGTTCAAAGTTATGTTTACTTTAGAATTTGTATGTGAAGTTGATAAATATACTGCTGTACAATTATGTGTTGTTGAAGGTGATAATTTCAAAGAGGCTTTGGTAAAGTTATTGTGTCTCTAACCAAGGCTTATTTTGAAATGAGCAAGTATAATCCATGCCACGGGATTAGGCTGAAATCTTTCAACGCCACATGTTGCCCAGTTCATCATAATAAAAGTCTCTGCATTATAAATGATTTCTGAGCCTAAACAGTGACCCATCTATATTATGCCAGCTCTTTGGAATATTGTAGGATCTGAACATTCACTTAAAAAGCATCTATTACAAAGCAGTGGTGTGACATGGAGAGGATGGGGGGATTTCATATGAAGGGTTCCCACTTTTCCATTGTCCGTATGTGAAATGATTCAGCACTGGGGTGTCTCTTAGAGTCTTGAAAGGCAAGAGAAGCTTCCCTGAGGCACCATATTTCCTTCCTGACTTCTCCACTTAGAAAActgtgtattttccaaatttcaaataaaagacTCAGAAATGCACTTTTGGAACTCTAGGCAGCTATAAGGTGGGAAATGGCTATCAGTACATGGGTGTGGCTGCATAATCAGTaatctatgttttgttttgctctggaTAGAGCTTTCCTGTAAAGGCCGCTGCTTCGAGTCCTTTGCAAGAGGGAGGGAGTGCGACTGTGACTCGGAATGTAAGAAGTATGGCAAGTGCTGTTCCGATTATGAGAATTTTTGTGGAAAAGGTAAGCATCGTGGTATCAGTCAGCGCCTCTCAGTACAGCCCGATCTATGCACCTACCTTAGCTTTGCTGATAATGTCCAATATGCACTCCACCCAAGGACTTGATTTTACTAGCACAAGCCATTTCATATTAATTTTGCTTCACCAAGATGAATTGATGAAGGAAAGCCTCTTCCAACAGCACTGCCTGGTTCTGCCAGTCTCCAGGAGCTCCAGAGATCGCTGGTTGAGGAATAGAGAGAACAGGGGCTGAGTGCACATACTTTTTCCTCAGGTGTGGTTCAATTTCAGGTGCAATTAACAGTAACCAGCTCATTCCAGGATTTCTTGTTTCACCCTAACAGTGCTGACCCCACAAAGTCAGCAGTCCTTTGAGTTAGCTGTGCTTTTGGCTTCAGAGTTTTTGAGTGTATATTGAAGGACAGAATGACACAGCTTCTCTAAACTAGTAAATTTAGGAGTTTGATTAAAGACACTAAAGTTATAGGCAAACCTACCGAGAAGTTGTCAACTGTCTGTTGTATGTCCCTTCTCATCTCTGGAGCCCATGGTCATCTCTATCTAAATCCCTGTGTGTGACAGAGTCAATAAAAAGGGATATTGCTCCATTTTAAAATCCTCCTCTCTGGTTATAGGTCCTGGAGAACTAATCTGAGAGTATAATAAAACTTCAGATTTtccaaaacagtttaaaaaagacttaaataatgAATTCCTTTCTTTACCAAATGTTTATTCTTAAATTATACTTTGTTGAAACAATGATATTTGTGAaggtaaaagtgaaaataagcatTGCTTGCATAATCTTATTCTATTTAAACAAGACTGTACGTCCTGCTTCTTTTGAACAGTGGAGAAATAAGGTAAAAAACTGTTTATCAGCATAGTTGAGGGATATTTCTTAACTGGTCAATGTTTTCATTGGAAAGCAGTCCAAAAATGATGGAGACAACACCCTCATAATCAAAAACTGAGTGTGGAGTTCCTGCAGCTTTCAGAAGGACCCATGATGAAggatacatatttattcattgcCCTGATAATGGTTTTGGCtgtgaaacaaaaaagaatttattttggaTGGAAGATGAGTGGGAAGGAAGGTTGGGTAGAGAGTGATGAAGCATTGAAAGAACGTGCTAAAGACCATACTACCGGGTGCTGGGTCAGATTACTTGAGGTTTAAGTAggactcaacaacaacaaatttgaTGAAGGTCATGCTTCATTTACAGAATTCACAAAGATAGTCAGGGTCTCAAGTGAAAATAATGGAACCACCCAGAGcttcaatacttcattttttacaAATAACAACTGAACCATCATACGACACACCTCTTAGTTGTTTCGGGATTGCTATAGACACGGCTGGTAGGCATCTATACATTTCAAAATCATAGCGTTTCAAGCGCTGAAAAAATGTGGGTGAAAAAACAGTCCAAGAGGTTGTTTGGCTCAAGATTATGAGCTAGTAGATGGCAGAACTGAGCTGTTtgggggaagacagaggaaggtgTGGGGTGGTCAGCTCACGGATACTGCACGGGCAGGAGTTTCTGGGATGTTTAGTCAGAGCAGCAGGATTTATCACAACTCCCTCTACCCAGAACATCTCGTCCTCTGCTTTCTTATCCTCTAGaagtccctttccttttcttctcgtTCCTAATGATCAAAACACATCCCTTGTCTTCTCTTCTAGACACAGAAAGGGTAGGAGGACGGGTGAGAAAAGGTTTCAAAGATACACACCAAACCATTAACAGTTGTTTAACTTGGGGAAGGGCAACACATTTCGAGAAAAGCATAATGTGAAGGTGTGAACTGTTTACAAGACTAAATATTCATGTACAGCTTTTGtaattagaaagaagaaaggtggattggcatcattttatttaaatgaatatgaaaacaggACAGATGTACttattatatttctctttgtgAGAGCACAAATACCTGTCATTCACATGCAGTAATTATTTTTACCATCATAGAAGATTGGCATAAGGTATGGAGTTgagttgagggtttttttttgttgttgttttgttttgttttaggagagagagagcgagaaagattgggagaatcttaagcaggctctatgcttaatgtggagcctgatgcaggtttcgatcctatgaccctgggatcatgccctgagctgaaatcaagagtcggactctcaactgactgagtcacccaggtgcccctagagtcaGGTATTTTTTAGGCAGAGAAACACCTTCAGAAATCATCTAGAATAAAATCAATACGCAgatctgaaaacaaaattcaagaagGGTTAgttcatttgcccaaggtcacaagggTAGAGATTTGCAGGGCTAGGGCTGGAATTCAGGTTTATATTTTATAGCAATGCTCCTCAGAATTAATCACTTTGTGGTAATTAGTGTTAGGCTAAGGGCCTGCCTACACTGGTTTTCACCAGCCTCTATTCTTGAAGCCAGATGTGTCCATGCCTTTCACAGTTAAGAGTTGCTGATGAACGTCAACAAGATGTTAACTGACTTGTCTCGCTTGGCCTCAGTGCATAATCCCCCATCACCATCTTCAAAGACTGTACCTCCAGCTCCAGGAGCATCTCAAACCATCAAATCAACAACCAAACGTTCACCCAAATCACCAAACAAGAAGAAGACTAAGAAAGTTATAGAATCAGAGGAAATAACAGAAGGTAGGAAGATGACAGATGTAATAAAAGGTTTTGAGATGGACTAAGCTGTAGGTGAACTACTTTTAAAAGACTCTTCATAGAAAAAGGGAATCATATGAGTCATGAAAGGCTTATTACACTTCTTAAAAAGTGTGTTTTAAGTCAAAGTTTAAGCCAAATTATAAACCCTCAGATATTTTTCTTACAACTGAACCCAGCATGGGTGTAGGTTACAATAATCAGAAGACAAAtctcattgggaaaaaaaaagcccagattTTCTGCAGAATAATTTGATTCTGTGAGACATGGGGAATTTGAGAGAAAGTAATATATATTGCTAGTATCTGTGATAAGCTTAGCTACCTGGCTTTTAACTGACAAATTTAAAGAGCAGTTGATCATATTActgataaattaaaaaagcagAACACGGACATTTGCAGAGCAGTCAACAACATTTCTCATTGTATTTGGACTGGCGTTTTTTGCTTTCAATTGCAGTTGGTGTGATCAacctttttatttgatttatagaacattctgtttctgaaaatcaagagtcttcttcctcctcttcctcttcctcttcaactATTCGGAAAGTCAAGTCTTCCAAAAATTCAGCTGCtaataaagaattaaagaagaaaccCAAAGGTTTGAGCATTGATAAAGATCAAAGACTATATCAAtgccatattaaaaataattctctaaaAGCAATGCGTGTTGGTAGAATGGTTTGAGGACATTTCAATACTTGGGGCATGTAtagatttgtaaaaataatttgtaaaaattattttagaagataCTAATGAGAACTTCCTATAGGAAACTAGTGCAGAGCAGCTAAGAAAGCACTCTTAAAACCAAGGATAAGAAGATGCTATAGCAGCAGCTCTGGAAACACAGGATGGCACCGGAGATGattatttatggtttttgattttcattcctGTCTacctatcatttttctttcttctccttcctctgtgttccttgtggtttttgctttcccttttatttttccttattttattttgcacacaTTTATATGCTGCTTTAAGTGTTTTAAAACGTTAATCCATTAAAGTCTCATACACATGTCTGGGAAAGGCAATATTATTAACCACGTTTTACagatcctttttattatttttctaataaattatgTCATatctggctgattttttttttttgtagtagaGACTGTCCCACAGAGTAGGCTATTACCTCctaaaaaaagattccttttgttctgtttttttttaatttcctgaaattCTAAAATACATTCTCTTTCTCCAGGAAATACTGAATTTTGGATACTGGAGTTTCAAAGAACTCTATTTCCTGGGTGGTTGTTATTTCCCCTGAAGCCTTTACTCTGGCAGAATAGCCAAATAGTCTTTGAATCATCCAGAGTCTTGCATACAATGCAAGTGCAATACATGTTAAATGGAACTCCTCTCAGGGATGAGCTCTTGATGTGCTCTTTGGGTAGCTGCTAGGAGAAATCCTGTTCAACAAGGTCTTTGGCTGCCATGGCATCCTAATCCCCTCTCTGTATCCCTGGGCTGCTGAGTTTAGGTgggcagaggaaagggaagagctAACAGCTGTGTGTATGGAAACAGATTAGTAGGGACCGCGGGAGTGACTGGAACAGACTCCTGGGGTGTAGTTGTAGAGGCTTCCGAGGCCAATTGGTACAGTTAATCTTGAAGATGTTGGAACTAGGTTTCCAGAAGGAAGAGTGCAGCGCTCAACAGTGTGAAGTAAAAGGAGTGGAGGAAGTGAGAGGCAAAGAACATTAATATAAAGAGATGAATTCGTGTAGTTGATCATGTTGGTAATTTCAAAGTTGCCACttgtttctatacattaatagTATAGACTTTTACTTGTGCTTTTTCATCCCTTCTCATCAATTCCCTAAAATAGCCCAATCAGATAAGTTAATCATTTCCCATTTTACAACAAATTAATGAATTACAGGTTAGCAATTTGCCTACAGATAAAGCAGTTTGATCAGCTATCAACACAGCTAGCTGGTAAGGACGAGCTCTTTAGGTCATTATGGAAAActattcaaaagtaaaaaatgtgcatattttttttctagtaaaagataacaagaaggaaaaaactcCTAAAAAGAAACCTAACCCTGAACCACCAGTTGTAGATGAAGATGGAAGTGGCCTGGACAATGGTGACGTCAAGCTCACCCCGACTCCTGACATTCCTACCGCCCAACGCAATAAAGTTACCACACCTCCCGAGATTACAACAGTCAAACCGACAAATCCAAAACCCAGTCTTCCACCTAATTCTGATACACCCAAAGAGACATCTTCAACAACGAGTGAGGAGACAGCAGTTGAAACTAAAGAGACTCCTATAACGAATAAACAGACttcaaatagagaaaaagagactACTTCACCTAAAGAGAAACAAAGTGCAGAGAAAACACCTGCTAAAGATTTTATACCCACATCCAAAGCTCCTAGTACATCTACACCAAAAGCTGAAACTACAACCAAATCTCCtgctcccaccaccaccaagaaacCTGTTCCCACTACCCCCAAGAAGCCTGCACCCACCACCAAAGAGcctgcacccaccacccccaagaAGCCTGCACCCACCACCAAAGAGcctgcacccaccacccccaagaAGCCTGCACCCACCACCAAAGAGcctgcacccaccacccccaagaAGCCTGCACCCACGACCAAAGAGCCTGGACCCACCACCCCCAAGAAGCCTGCACCCACCACCAAAGAGcctgcacccaccacccccaagaAGCCTGCACCCACCACCAAAGAGcctgcacccaccacccccaagaAGCCTGCACCCACGACGAAAGAGCCTGCACCCACTACCCCCAAGAAGCCTGCACCCACCACCAAAGAGcctgcacccaccacccccaagaAGCCTGCACCCACGACTAAAGAGCCTGCACCCACTACCCCCAAGAAGCCTGCACCCACCACCAAAGAGCCTACACCTACCAAGGAGTCTGCACCAATGGCCCCTACGGAGcctgcacccaccacccccaagaAGTCTGCTCCCACCACTCCTAAGGAGCCTGCATCCACTACCACCAAAGAACCTCCACCCACAGCCCCCACGGAGCCTGCACTCACCACTCCAAAGGAGCCTACACCCACTGCCCCCAAGGAGGctgcacccaccacccccaacaAGCCTGCTCCTACTACCACCAAGGAACCTGCACCCACAGCCCCCAAGGAGCCTGCACCTACCACCCCCAAGGAACCTGCACCCACAGCCCCCAAGGAGGctgcacccaccacccccaacaAGCCTGCTCCTACTACCACCAAGGAACCTGCACCCACAGCCCCCAAGGAGCCTGCACCTACCACCCCCAAGGAACCTGCACCCACAGCCCCCAAGGAGGctgcacccaccacccccaacaAGCCTGCTCCTACTACCACCAAGGAACCTGCACCCACAGCCCCCAAGGAGCCTGCACCTACCACCCCCAAGGAACCTGCACCCATGGCACCCACGGAGCCTGCACCCACCACTCCCAAGGAACCTGTACCCACAGCCCCCAAGGAACCTGCTCCCAGCATTCCCAAGGAGCCTGCACCCAGAGCCCCCAAGGAACCTGCTCCCAGCATTCCCAAGGAGCTTGCACCCATGGCTCCCGCGGAGCCTGCACCCACCACTCCCAAGGAGCCTGCACCCACAGCCCCCAAGGAACCTGCTCCCAGCATTCCCAAAGAACCTGCACCCACAGCCCCCAAGGAACCTGCTCCGAGCATTCCCAAGGAGCCTGCACCCATGGCCCCCAACAAGCCTGCTCCTATTACCACCAAGGAACCTGCACCCATGGCCCCCACAGAGCCTACACCTACCACCCCCAAGGAGCCTGCACCCACCGCCCCCAAGGAGCCTGAACCCACCACTCCCAAGGAGcctgcacccaccacccccaaggagcctgcacccaccacccccaaggAGCCTGCACCCACCGCTCCCAAGGAGcctgcacccaccacccccaaggagcctgcacccaccacccccaaggAGCCTGCACCCACCACTCCCAAGGAGCCTGCACCCACCACTCCCAAGGAGcctgcacccaccacccccaaggAGCCTGCACCCACCACTCCCAAGGAGcctgcacccaccacccccaaggAGCCTGCACCCACCACTCCCAAGGAGCCTGCACCCACAGCCCCCAAAGAACCTGCTCCCAGCATTCCCAAGGAGCCTGCACCCACAGCCCCCAAAGAACCTGCTCCCAGCATTCCCAAGGAGCCTGCACCCACAGCCCCCAAAGAACCTGCTCCCAGCATTCCGAAGGAGCCTGCACCCACAGTCCCCAAGGAGACtgctcccaccaccaccaaggagCCCATCCCCAAACTTCTCAAGGAGCCCACTCCAGCTTCTCTTGAGACACCTGCTCCAACCAACTCAGAGGGCTCTACTACAACCACCATGGAGCCTCCCACTACTCCCAAAAACCCTGCTGAATCAACTCCTGAGTTTCCCAAAGAACCCACACCAAAGGCTCTTGAAAACAGTCCCAAAGAACCTGTTATACCTGTAACTAAGGCTCCTGGAGTGACCACACCTGAAATCACTACAACAGCTAaagacaaaacaacagaaaaagacatACACATGACACCTGGAATTATGGCCGCTGTACCTACATCAACTCCGACAGAAGAAAAGACCACTGATTCCAAAACAAGAACAACCACACAAGTAACATCAGCCACATCATCCAAAAATACTCCTCAAGCCACAACTCTTGCACCCAAAGTAATGACTACAACAAAAAAGGCAACTACATCTGAAGAGACTATGAATAAACCCGAAGAAACCACAGCTGCGCCAAAAGACAGAGCTAATCCTAAAGTGTCAACTCCTAAATCCCAAAAGCCAACCAAAGCACCAAAAAAGCCCACTTCTACCAAAAAGCCAAACACGATACCTAAAGGGAGAAAACCAAAGACTACACCAACTCCCCCAAGGATGACTACATCGACAGTGCCCAAATTACACCCCACCTCTTCCACAAAAATCATTCTCCAAACTACCACCAGCCCCAACCAAACACCTAACTCAGAAATAGTTGAAGTAAAGCCAAATAAGGATGGAGATGCTGCAGGAGAAAAACCTCACGTGATCCTCAGGCCCCCTGTGTTAACTCCTATATTTATCCCAGGCACGGATATCTTAGTGAGAGGATCCAATCAAGACATTGCCATCAACTCCATGCTTTCAGGTAACAAGCATcagttactttgttttaaaattggtaatgttaaatttatttggaCCAGAATGCCAAGTCAGTATCACTCTATTGAAGTACATTATCTAGAATCCTGAACTTGTTAATTTGTGGAGTTTTACAGCTTCTCCATAGGTAAGCAGAGGAGTAATTGTAGTAAGGTTATTTGGTCTTTGGAAAATCATGTAATAACCTAGTGTGCTAGGAACTTAGTGCATCTGTGTCTATATGTAGACACAGTGTATAGAATGTCAAAAATACTTAAGTGGAAGTCTATCCTTAAAAGAGTATAACGCAAAGCAAAAACCTGCAATATTATTCTTTACCAAACCAAGTCTCAAAGGCAATCTGAACTCAAAAATGGAATTTTGTGTTGGGATCAAATATCCTATAATTATCTAATACATGTAGATAATGGGTAACCTGGCCTATTCCAATTcgtaacttatttttatatattactttttgAATAATGATCACTTTTAAGTAAAACAATTAtgaaatctctctcttctttttcatttttgaaatacacACACCTCCCACTAGTCCCTTCAAAGGCTGAGGAAAAGGTGAACAGAGGAAAACAACACTGTGGGAGGATTTGAAAAGAATGGGAACACTTTTCgcattttcttttatcttggcttaattttttgttttagatgaGACTAATTTATGCAACGGTAAGCCAGTAGATGGGCTGACTGCTTTGCGCAATGGAACATTAGTTGCATTTCGAGGTGAGCTATGCacgtatttctttttctgctcttcaTTTTGTTCTTGGCATTTGGGAGAACCAAAGAAAAGTGGAAGTTTGGGTTAAGCTTTCTGGAGGGAAACTGATTGATGAACGTACCTCACACAGTATTATGAGAACCTGAGAGTAATAACCAAAATGTAAGATTAACAAAATTGGACAtattgggagagacagacaaaaaaagaacttgaagagATACTACTAAGATTTTTCGTTCCATTAGAATGAAAAGGTAGTTCATAGTTTGATTTCGTGTCAAATGAAACATCAGGATTTGTATTACTTGCTctattttacttgaaaataacATCTTGATTGCGATGTTTTCTACAGTGCTACATTGTGTGTGAGTGTAACAGAGCAGCATTTACTTCCTGTTAATTCTCTGCTGTGCCTTCTGCTGGTCCAGTcctcttatattttaattaaatctgACCGGAAACAAATCATAGACTAGCACAGTAGAGGCTAAAGAGATTTTGGCAGTCATTGAATTATAACTCCTTGGTTCTAAAAGgtaaagagatggagagagaagtgACTTTCTGTTAAGTCACAAAGCCAGAAGTTTctagagaaactggaaaattaaAGTATTTCAAAGGCTTGAACTTCAGACTTGAGAAATCTCTACTCTCAGAAATGTTCAAATACTAACTATACTAGTCCTCATGGTATTGACTAAACTTGTcatgtaatgcttatttattcaatCTGTTCTTACGataaactaaatttttttcattttggtttctttattgGGATTCATTCAGCTTGTAGGCTGATAGATCACTTTC harbors:
- the PRG4 gene encoding proteoglycan 4 isoform X43; the protein is MEWKILPMYLLLLSVFLIQQVSSQDLPSCAGRCGEGYSRDATCNCDYNCQHYMECCPDFKKVCTVELSCKGRCFESFARGRECDCDSECKKYGKCCSDYENFCGKVHNPPSPSSKTVPPAPGASQTIKSTTKRSPKSPNKKKTKKVIESEEITEEHSVSENQESSSSSSSSSSTIRKVKSSKNSAANKELKKKPKVKDNKKEKTPKKKPNPEPPVVDEDGSGLDNGDVKLTPTPDIPTAQRNKVTTPPEITTVKPTNPKPSLPPNSDTPKETSSTTSEETAVETKETPITNKQTSNREKETTSPKEKQSAEKTPAKDFIPTSKAPSTSTPKAETTTKSPAPTTTKKPVPTTPKKPAPTTKEPAPTTPKKPAPTTKEPAPTTPKKPAPTTKEPAPTTPKKPAPTTKEPGPTTPKKPAPTTKEPAPTTPKKPAPTTKEPAPTTPKKPAPTTKEPAPTTPKKPAPTTKEPAPTTPKKPAPTTKEPAPTTPKKPAPTTKEPTPTTPKKSAPTTPKEPASTTTKEPPPTAPTEPALTTPKEPTPTAPKEAAPTTPNKPAPTTTKEPAPTAPKEPAPTTPKEPAPTAPKEAAPTTPNKPAPTTTKEPAPTAPKEPAPTTPNKPAPTTTKEPAPTAPKEPAPTTPKEPAPMAPTEPAPTTPKEPVPTAPKEPAPSIPKEPAPRAPKEPAPSIPKELAPMAPAEPAPTTPKEPAPTAPKEPAPSIPKEPAPMAPTEPTPTTPKEPAPTTPKEPAPTAPKEPAPSIPKEPAPTAPKEPAPSIPKEPAPTAPKEPAPSIPKEPAPTVPKETAPTTTKEPIPKLLKEPTPASLETPAPTNSEGSTTTTMEPPTTPKNPAESTPEFPKEPTPKALENSPKEPVIPVTKAPGVTTPEITTTAKDKTTEKDIHMTPGIMAAVPTSTPTEEKTTDSKTRTTTQVTSATSSKNTPQATTLAPKVMTTTKKATTSEETMNKPEETTAAPKDRANPKVSTPKSQKPTKAPKKPTSTKKPNTIPKGRKPKTTPTPPRMTTSTVPKLHPTSSTKIILQTTTSPNQTPNSEIVEVKPNKDGDAAGEKPHVILRPPVLTPIFIPGTDILVRGSNQDIAINSMLSDETNLCNGKPVDGLTALRNGTLVAFRGHYFWMLSPFSPPSPARKITEVWGIPSPIDTVFTRCNCEGKTFFFKDSQYWRFTNDIKDAGYPKQIVKGFGGLNGKIVAALSIAKYKERPESVYFFKRGGGIQQYIYKQEPVRKCTGRRPAINYSVYGETTQVRRRRFERAIGPSQTHTIRIRYSPVRVSYQDKGFLHNEVKMSLYWRGFPNVVTSAIALPNTRKPDGYDYYAFSKDQYYNIDEPSRTARVITTRSGRTLSNVWYNCP
- the PRG4 gene encoding proteoglycan 4 isoform X47, translated to MEWKILPMYLLLLSVFLIQQVSSQDLPSCAGRCGEGYSRDATCNCDYNCQHYMECCPDFKKVCTVELSCKGRCFESFARGRECDCDSECKKYGKCCSDYENFCGKVHNPPSPSSKTVPPAPGASQTIKSTTKRSPKSPNKKKTKKVIESEEITEEHSVSENQESSSSSSSSSSTIRKVKSSKNSAANKELKKKPKVKDNKKEKTPKKKPNPEPPVVDEDGSGLDNGDVKLTPTPDIPTAQRNKVTTPPEITTVKPTNPKPSLPPNSDTPKETSSTTSEETAVETKETPITNKQTSNREKETTSPKEKQSAEKTPAKDFIPTSKAPSTSTPKAETTTKSPAPTTTKKPVPTTPKKPAPTTKEPAPTTPKKPAPTTKEPAPTTPKKPAPTTKEPAPTTPKKPAPTTKEPGPTTPKKPAPTTKEPAPTTPKKPAPTTKEPAPTTPKKPAPTTKEPAPTTPKKPAPTTKEPAPTTPKKPAPTTKEPAPTTPKKPAPTTKEPTPTTPKKSAPTTPKEPASTTTKEPPPTAPTEPALTTPKEPTPTAPKEAAPTTPNKPAPTTTKEPAPTAPKEPAPTTPKEPAPTAPKEAAPTTPNKPAPTTTKEPAPTAPKEPAPTTPNKPAPTTTKEPAPTAPKEPAPTTPKEPAPMAPTEPAPTTPKEPVPTAPKEPAPSIPKEPAPRAPKEPAPSIPKELAPMAPAEPAPTTPKEPAPTAPKEPAPSIPKEPAPSIPKEPAPTAPKEPAPSIPKEPAPTAPKEPAPSIPKEPAPTVPKETAPTTTKEPIPKLLKEPTPASLETPAPTNSEGSTTTTMEPPTTPKNPAESTPEFPKEPTPKALENSPKEPVIPVTKAPGVTTPEITTTAKDKTTEKDIHMTPGIMAAVPTSTPTEEKTTDSKTRTTTQVTSATSSKNTPQATTLAPKVMTTTKKATTSEETMNKPEETTAAPKDRANPKVSTPKSQKPTKAPKKPTSTKKPNTIPKGRKPKTTPTPPRMTTSTVPKLHPTSSTKIILQTTTSPNQTPNSEIVEVKPNKDGDAAGEKPHVILRPPVLTPIFIPGTDILVRGSNQDIAINSMLSDETNLCNGKPVDGLTALRNGTLVAFRGHYFWMLSPFSPPSPARKITEVWGIPSPIDTVFTRCNCEGKTFFFKDSQYWRFTNDIKDAGYPKQIVKGFGGLNGKIVAALSIAKYKERPESVYFFKRGGGIQQYIYKQEPVRKCTGRRPAINYSVYGETTQVRRRRFERAIGPSQTHTIRIRYSPVRVSYQDKGFLHNEVKMSLYWRGFPNVVTSAIALPNTRKPDGYDYYAFSKDQYYNIDEPSRTARVITTRSGRTLSNVWYNCP